The nucleotide window TCATAATGTAAATAGTTACacattcttctaaaaaaaagataaggagGGGATAGTGtcataaaacattaatacaatcatacataataaaatattatgttttactATATTATTGCCATAAGTGCTTGACTAGATTTTTTTGGAGTTGACAATTGATTTTCCTATCTCTAGCAACATGATGGTGTTGAATGAACTCACTAAATTTAGTTGTAGGGCTGTCTAGCTTGTGTGACACTTGCTCATGTATGTTTTTTgccaactgttcatattcaaactcTTTAAATCAGTTGTCAGTCCGTTCATCTTCAGTGATCATACTATGTAAAATTACGCATGCCATCATAATATCGTTGAGCATTTCAATGTGAAAAAATTGTGCAGGTCCATGAATTATAGCAAATCGTGCTTGAAGCACACCAAAAGCACGCTGCACATCCTTCTTTGCGGACTATTGGGCTACaacaaagcattttttttttttaatttccttagggagttgagatggttttaacaaATGTCACCCATTGCGGATAAATGTCATTAGCAATATAGTATCCCATTGCAGAGTTATGATCATTATTTGTGTAATTGACAGCCGAAGTATGTCCTTGAAcaaggtaaaaaaaatataaacaatctATCAAGtacatttatatcattatgaGACCCAGGCTAGGTAATCCAAAAAAAGTATGCTAAGTCCATAGATTGTAGAAAGCTACTGCTTCTAAAATATTTGTTGGTTCGTGGATATGACTAGAGTATATACCATGCCAAGCAGTTGGGTAGTCATTCCACTTCTAATGCATACAATCGATGCTCTCTAACGTACTTAAAAATTCACGTTTCTCACCAACTGTGAGCAATCTAGCAATGTTATAATTGTTGGGTTTCCTTAAGTACTCTtcacaaaaaattgaaacaactACTTTGAAAACAATTTTAGGCTTTTTAATGTAGTAGTCTCTCCAATTTTCAAGTATTCATTCATAAAATTAGTCGTGACGGTGACACCATATGCAAGCATCCTTAGAGCAGTTGTAATCTTTTGAAGGGAAGAAAAATCAAGCCTTCCAGAACCATCTTGTCTCTAGACAAAATAAGGTCCATGGGCTTCAACCATATTTTAGATACgaagaaaaatagaataactcattcAAAATCTCATTCGAAAGTAATTGTAAGGATAGATTAGAGGATCAACAAAAGAGTCGCGAAAAAAATTTAAGTGGGCTTGCAATCGATCGTGCCTGATGAATCTacgtaattttttaaaacaatcatgTGAGCTTGATCCTTCTTCTTCCAGAAAAATTTGTCTTGCCATCTCAAATTATTCGTCAGAATCTAAATCGATAAGTGtcgttttttgaaaaaaacgaACGATCTATtaggagaaaatgaaaaaaaaaaatatatttcacagAGAAacttgagttgaagtgaataaaatttttgtgaaaatgttatgttttatggTGAAAAAATAtaaccaatgaaaaaatataatcgttaaaaaaatatatacgttagaaaattatatctgTTGGAATCATATGAACGTTAAAAAATTGATATGcacttttttaataacaaataaatattccaattaccattagaattaaaataaatgaaaaaactaaattcaatattttaatataataatgatagatttagagagtttgttatttggtgTTATTGAAAATTGGCTAGTTAAAttagaaaaagtgaattttctagtcaaattttggctaaagAATAGCAAGGCCATTACTAATTAATGCTCTCAAAATGGTTTTTTTCAAGCTAAAATTGGTAGTATGCCTTCTTATGTATGGAGAAGCATTCTCTCTGCAAGATCTCTCTTAGAAGAAGGCACAATGTGAAGAATTGGCAATGGAGAAACAACTAGAATTTAGGTAGGGCACTGTTAAAGTTATAAGAGCAGAAGCAAAAGTTGTATCCCTTATTGACAAAGAAAAAGCAATGGAATATACATTTAGTTAATGAAGTGTTCTCAAATGATGAAACAGAAACTATAAGTACAATTCCTGTAAGTCAATGCAATAGGCCAGATCAACTGATATGGAGGTGCACAACAAATGGAATCTTCTCAGTAAAAAGTGTTTATTACCTTCAAGGGGAATTGCAAAGGAGAAATCAAGGACAAACATTTGGTAGCAAGACTAACTGTGATAGTTGGACAAGGATCTGGAAGCTGGCCATTCCAAATGCAGGAAAGATTTTCTTATGGAGAGTTTGCCTTAATGCATTGCCTACCAAGCTGAATTTGTAGAAGAGAAAAATTGTGGATTGTCCAATCTGTCCAATATGCAAACAGGAGCCAAAATCTATAAAGCATGTATTATAGGAATGTGTCTCAGCTAGAGATGTTTCggggaaaagttcaaaaaaccTTCTAAAAAGCATGGTGATAAATAAGAGTTTTAAGACTACTTTAAATGATCTGGTAGAGAAACTAAACAAAGGGGAAATGGAAGAAATGGTTGTGGTATCTTGGAAGATGTGGCAGAGGAGGaatgaatttacttttaaagATGTCTTAATACCCCCCCTAATACACTGGTTCTACTCTCACACTAGCTGCTGCAAGAACTAAAAGAGCTGGGACCTGAGAAAAACAATGAGGTTGAATAGCAAATTGGCTGGGACTGAGAGGCCCCTCCAAAGgatgttttcaaacttaattgAGATTTAGTTgactatatgttttttttacattaaaatattcattatttttggcacaagtattttattttcagcttgTTTGGTGTGTTTATTTTggcttgttttattatttcggtttcattgttttcttttgcCAGTCTAGAACCTCCCAAGTGATTGTCCTTCAAATTTATCACTATTCGATTCTATTTTCATGTCTTTCAGGTCCAGTTTGATTTTTTGGTATGATTATTAGTGAAAATATGTTCAAATCTAAACTTCCTTAGTGAGGGTCTTGCAATAAAACttcctcctttagatttaaaaaaaaaaaaaaaatctacaaatttGAACTCTTTGGTAATGTGCATGTTTGGTTTCTGTTTCGACACAAGTTTCAAAGTTGCCCAGTTTTCGTTAATTCTCAAACAACGATATTCTTTTCTTATCTCCTATTCTTTAACATTAATATGAGTACGTAAGCTTAGATGGTTTGGTGGAATTGATTTTTATGGCAAGTGAAAATGGGCTAGGGCCGTGGTTGCTTCTCAGAATGGTTTAGGATCAATGCAAAAGGTTGATGAAATTTTCTCCATCTCTTGGTCAATGTTGGATTGCATTCACCTTTCCTCTACTCTAAAAATGTAGTGTTTTAACTAAGGGTGAAAGTTGGTTAGTCCGCACCAGAGAAACCGACCCGAGACCAAGACCGATCTGTCTCGATCCCTAAAATAGAGGATCGAGAATTTTTGGTCCAGTCCTGGTCTAGGGATTTcccaccctggaccggaccgaccgaatttaaaatatatattatatatattatttatataataattgtataattaattatataattttcatctaacctatcaccattaaagatataaaattttaaatatgttattaacaaattaatattctatcaattaactaatgtataatatcaattaactaattatatagtaattatataagttaagaatataattttcatctaatttcttatcattgaccatataaaataattttttattgagcttgttatataattaacattaataattcacttaattttaatttagtattataaataatttttttattaatttattaaaaaaaaaaaaataattagaccaAACCAAATGGACCACCGATACTTATCGGTCTGGTCTGGTCCTAGAGATATTCTATCCGGTCCGAtcaagaaaaaatgatggaccaaaaTCATCTCTAAACGGACCAGACCGAGTTACCCCTAATTTTAACCGTGTTGCAGATCAGTATAGTCCTGGATCTCCATGAGATGCTTTGGCTTTTGTGCCCACAGCTGGACATATGCTTTGGTTTTTGTGCCCACAGCAAGAAGCAAGGATGCGCCAAGGTGCTAATCTGAGGCATTATTTCTCACTTGATGTGCAACAtaatttcagataatttgaTTGCTGCAACATCTCACTCATTTAGCTACATTTTTGGCGGCCATGCAATGGTTAGAGGCTTGGAGCTCTTCCAATTAGTCACACATTTATCTTATCTTAGAAGGTAATGATCCAATCGAAGGTTTTGGTGCCTGCTGAGCCAAATTCTTGTGTTTTTGTTGTAAGTTGCTGGGGATCTAAATCAATTAGTCCCTTCTGAATGTTGACGGCTTGACAATACACACAAAGCCGTATGATATCGCTTTGAATGGTAGCTTTGAAAAGATATAGTTGTCTGTTTGACTGGCAGCTTTGATCATCTGAAAGGTTGTACATGACACAAAGCATCGATGAAAACCATGGACCTCAACGCTTCAACGGTAAGGAAGCTTCTCAATTCTCTGCATggctttattttatatatatatatatatataatatgccacCAACTAATTATCTTAGCTTATGCAAATAAAGGCATGAGCCATTTGGatagtttttcattttgggGTGCTAAAATCAGTTGCATATCAAGGCTCTGGAAACTCTTGCTTGGAGTCTCTTTCGGTGGTGGAGGGGGCAGCTGCGGCACCATTACTGTAGACATCTAGACATGGGACCGGGGGGACCTGGTGGGCCTGGCTGGGGACCTGGCCCTGGGGGACCTGGTGTCTTCTTTGGTGGGTTTGCTAATGGTTTATGCAGCATGATATCTTCGTGGTAAGTCCAATTCACTCTGGAATTTCTTTTTGAGCAACTGGTACTGGTACTGATTCTGGAATTTTCCTTCTCTATTTTTGAACACTGTCTCCGGGGGGACTGCAGTTTCTACTGCCTATGCTGTTGTTGGTTGCTACAAGATTGCTTTGGTGGACCCCGTGGACCATATGGCCCTCCCGGTGGGCATCCACCTTTCTGATTCGTTTATTTAATTACTTACTGTACTGCCGTCTATGTTTTGGTGGGAGTCGTATAATGATGGTTGGTAGATATTGAAATGCTTAGTGCTTTCATTagttcttgtttcttttctgctctgttacatgtatgtttTAGTCTGGATGAGTAAAAAGCTGGAAAATTAAGAGATGTCTGTGGAATGGTTCTGAACTGATTTTTGATCATCTGTCTACttacttttgttattttctcGGCAATCTGTTTTCACTTTTTCTCATTTAGATATGTGATCAGGAGCATCATAACGAGTTTGATGTTCAAAGTTTGTATATTTGTTCATGCAGCTGGATCGTTTTTGCTGGCTAACTTTTGTGAGCTTGATGGTCAAAGTAGTGTATTATCAGTGATCATAGATTCATTCATAGATGTTATTCTCTAGTCAGATGCGAGATCCCAATATGGCCGTTGTAAAGATGAGAGATTCTTCTTCAATTTGTGTAGGAAAAAATATCAGGATTGAGGCCATTTGACCTCTAGCAATGCGACTGTTGCTTTGTCTATACATGGATTCATTTGTTCTATTTTCTCTATCGAGGCCGGTTGGGGTGGTAATTCATGTCGTATTCATGTTGGGTTATTCGGGTTAGTATCATGAAAGAAGCCATAGATGGAAAAAAGATCTAATATTCTACATTAgcacttataaattaataaataattgaaggAAATTAATTGGTCCACAAAgagattcacaaaaaaaaaaaacactttgtcCGACTTGCTTACACagacatgaaaaataaaatcacagaattgtttttctttttggtttatttCATATTGTTTATAACTTTGttctctccattttcttttgatctatttgaacagaaaaagaaaaaggtgagGCTTTTAACTTCGCTGCAGGTCACAGTACACACGCACAAACACACAAAATCATGCAGTTGCAGATCTTTGCCCGGATGCCAATGACATGGAGAGCTCATGAAACATGCCCTTTTATACAGCATTAAGTACAACACCTTCCCCTGACTTTGAATAAAAGAATGGGAGCATTCGAGCTTCAACAAGCACGTAATTAGTGATTACACGTTTTGGGGACttgcaaagaaataaaaacaaaaatctaacaAGGATGATTTTCTGGGTTCCAACAATGAAACAGCACCGAGAAACTCATAAACTAGTCTCGAGTTGTCAGTCCAAACTCTCACTCAAAAGTCAAAATACAAGTGGACCATGTTAGAAATAACCATCACGATAACCATGTATTGCTCATAACACCAACAATTTTATGTACAGAGAAGCAAAGTCAAAATGCCTAACAGACAAGAGGGTCGCTTGAACAACTCTTTTGCCAAATGCCCCATGCTGCACCTAGCCTTCCAATCAACTTCTATTGCTTCTGCCAACATCTGTAAGGTAAAATGCAGCAACTTTCATTGCCTCTTCACATCCAAGATAATACAAGTTAGTAAAAACCCAGACTAGAAATACATGATGTGAGCTTTCATTCCATGTGGGAAGCCAAAACCGGACTTAACTAGGAATTTTAGTTGGTGAGAATGGTGACTGTTCATATTAAAAGACCAAATTAAATACATTGTAACTGATCCATATAAGATTCACGGCAAACTTTAGTTATGGCAAGCCACCACATTACCACATTGAATATTTTAAGGCATTTTTTAACTTGTTAAGTTAGTTGCCACATTCAAATTATGTGAGAAGCATTTgacaaaatagtaaaaaaattttattatgattgATTATTGTTGGTGTTATTGTTATCCTGTtgtatataagttataactacgAATCTGAGTCTGAGACTAGGATTGAACCTGCTGCTCGCCAGTTATTCACAAGCGATCTTAGTGTCAAAGCTGCTGAGACATATGGCAAATGCCTGGAAAGCTGAGATTGGATATTGATAATCCATGGTGAATACATCCTTCCCCACTTTGCCAAACTGGAGAATGACATTCTCATACTCTTGCCCAGTAGCTCCATTCTCAGGAGAAGCAACCAGCTGAAAATTCTTAACTGAAGCAATTGTCACACGTCCATTGAAGTTCAGACACCAGCATTGTAGTTGTTCATGCCACCTAGGACCCTTGTTCCTTAAAACCAGCATTGCCTCACTCTGATCAGACAAATGCTCAGATTGGAAACTCTCTATGCGGCTTGATTTTGAtctggagaaagggagagatggAAAACCATCCAGACCACTAGGTAGGAAATCATTCTCTGTGGGAGCCACACCACCTGGCTCGACAGGAAAGGCAGGAATGGCATCCATGACACACTGCATTTTCCTAGGACCCCTGGTCTCCACCATATATGAAAATTTCAGtttcaaatagaaaaaacaGTGCAGTAGCTGAATATGATGGAAACAAGCCAAATGAATTTTCATCATGCTGGTtccatattattttcatttcctgtgaagataaagaattagttttaaacttttttcaTACCTGGAGCCCAAAACATTCAACTCATATGAAATATGGGCAATGGGATAGTTGCCAGCAGGGACTCTAGGGGTGATTTGCCTCAAATCAACTAGCCTGGTGGAACGACATTTAGTCACTTTCACTCCAGCATGTGGAGGTTGTGCATCATAGATAGTGAATTTGGTCCCCAGAAAGTTTGATCTATCGCAACAGAAAGCATAAATGCACACTTAGGcaaacaagaaaatcaagagCCAGTAATGTCACATGCCAGCCCAACATACCTCAACTTCCCAACATAGGTGCTACTCCCCTTTGACAAATCATCAGAATATAAAGAGATAATATAATCTGTGTGAGTAGGGTGTCGACACCTTCGTGCAGCAAGAAGGAACTTGCCATCATCAGTTGAAGCTGCCAAGTTGAAAATTGCAAAAAATTGAATGTCAACAACTCCAAGAGGAAACCAAAGAAAGCCAAACTTTTCCTTCTCTAACTCTCTACCAGTAAAACTAATCTCGGAAAAGTAAATCAAATATATGATTGCTTGCAAAGAACAAATGTTTTATTCTTGACCTTCATTTAAGCAAAGGTAAAGATAATATGTTTGTCTGCTACGATTTCGTTTGATGTAACATTGAAAG belongs to Juglans regia cultivar Chandler chromosome 8, Walnut 2.0, whole genome shotgun sequence and includes:
- the LOC108997978 gene encoding tubby-like F-box protein 3; its protein translation is MSWKNFIQDIRGEFGSIPRKGFDVKFGYGMRSRSHLVVQDSLVQAIDALKQSRWSNLPPELLRDVLMRIEASEYTWPPRKNVVACAGVCQSWREMMKEIVKSPEVSGKLTFPISLKQPGPRDSLFQCYIKRNRSRQTYYLYLCLNEASTDDGKFLLAARRCRHPTHTDYIISLYSDDLSKGSSTYVGKLRSNFLGTKFTIYDAQPPHAGVKVTKCRSTRLVDLRQITPRVPAGNYPIAHISYELNVLGSRGPRKMQCVMDAIPAFPVEPGGVAPTENDFLPSGLDGFPSLPFSRSKSSRIESFQSEHLSDQSEAMLVLRNKGPRWHEQLQCWCLNFNGRVTIASVKNFQLVASPENGATGQEYENVILQFGKVGKDVFTMDYQYPISAFQAFAICLSSFDTKIACE
- the LOC108997980 gene encoding uncharacterized protein LOC108997980 isoform X6 — encoded protein: MKTMDLNASTLHIKALETLAWSLFRWWRGQLRHHYCRHLDMGPGGPGGPGWGPGPGGPGVFFGGFANGLCSMISSCWIVFAG
- the LOC108997980 gene encoding uncharacterized protein LOC108997980 isoform X1, translated to MKTMDLNASTLHIKALETLAWSLFRWWRGQLRHHYCRHLDMGPGGPGGPGWGPGPGGPGVFFGGFANGLCSMISSCFYCLCCCWLLQDCFGGPRGPYGPPEKEKGEAFNFAAGHSTHAQTHKIMQLQIFARMPMTWRAHETCPFIQH
- the LOC108997980 gene encoding uncharacterized protein LOC108997980 isoform X4, giving the protein MKTMDLNASTLHIKALETLAWSLFRWWRGQLRHHYCRHLDMGPGGPGGPGWGPGPGGPGVFFGGFANGLCSMISSWMLYASNIGSRKKDSLIWTHPWNKKFKIRYCIRLCMANTLILFLGNALEV
- the LOC108997980 gene encoding uncharacterized protein LOC108997980 isoform X5, with the protein product MKTMDLNASTLHIKALETLAWSLFRWWRGQLRHHYCRHLDMGPGGPGGPGWGPGPGGPGVFFGGFANGLCSMISSCFYCLCCCWLLQDCFGGPRGPYGPPGCCMLRTLVVARRTA
- the LOC108997980 gene encoding uncharacterized protein LOC108997980 isoform X2, whose product is MKTMDLNASTALETLAWSLFRWWRGQLRHHYCRHLDMGPGGPGGPGWGPGPGGPGVFFGGFANGLCSMISSCFYCLCCCWLLQDCFGGPRGPYGPPEKEKGEAFNFAAGHSTHAQTHKIMQLQIFARMPMTWRAHETCPFIQH
- the LOC108997980 gene encoding uncharacterized protein LOC108997980 isoform X3 — translated: MKTMDLNASTLHIKALETLAWSLFRWWRGQLRHHYCRHLDMGPGGPGGPGWGPGPGGPGVFFGGFANGLCSMISSCFYCLCCCWLLQDCFGGPRGPYGPPAGSFLLANFCELDGQSSVLSVIIDSFIDVIL